The following are encoded together in the Cicer arietinum cultivar CDC Frontier isolate Library 1 chromosome 2, Cicar.CDCFrontier_v2.0, whole genome shotgun sequence genome:
- the LOC101501659 gene encoding coniferyl alcohol acyltransferase-like: MCIGKLNDQFTVNVTNEEVVSAMLPMQEHWLPLSNLDLILPPVDVGVFFCYNKPMISISTTHNIVGCLKNSLAQSLVSYYAFGGEVVTNSIGEPELLCNNRGVDFVEAVADVDLQSLNLYNPDETIEGKLVPKKKHGVLAVQVTWMRCGGLVVACTFDHRIADAYSTNMFLVSWAEIARPNNKPMSPTTQPCFRRSLLTPRRPSSIHPSLYDMYVPITDLPPPPDPKFKSDIQTDQIISRIYYVTNEQLNNMQSLANSNKTNLDPLQQLHSKLESFSAFLWKMVAEAASIDNKNVIAKIGIVVDGRKRLSNGDKNKEEIMSSYFGNVISIPYGGRSTEELVEKPLNWVADQVHEFLETTMTEEHFLGLIDWVEEHRPIPGLARIYCGSTSGEEGPTFVVSSGQRFPESKIDFGWGKPLFGSYHFPWGGDAGYVMPMPSPKRNGDWLLYMHLPKGYLHFMEFHAPHFFKPMSWDYLLS, encoded by the exons ATGTGTATTGGAAAACTAAATGATCAATTCACAGTTAATGTGACCAACGAGGAAGTAGTGTCTGCCATGCTACCAATGCAAGAGCATTGGCTTCCACTATCAAACCTTGATTTAATTCTTCCCCCTGTTGATGTTGGTGTCTTCTTTTGCTACAATAAACCTATGATTTCTATTAGCACCACCCATAACATTGTGGGGTGTTTGAAAAATTCCTTAGCTCAATCTCTTGTTTCTTATTATGCCTTTGGTGGTGAAGTGGTTACTAACTCCATAGGTGAACCTGAGTTACTTTGTAATAACCGTGGAGTGGATTTTGTTGAAGCTGTTGCTGATGTTGACCTACAAtctcttaatttatataatccTGATGAAACAATTGAAGGGAAGCTTGTTCCAAAGAAGAAACATGGTGTACTTGCTGTTCAG GTGACTTGGATGAGATGTGGTGGATTAGTAGTGGCATGCACTTTTGACCATCGCATAGCTGACGCTTATTCAACAAACATGTTCCTTGTATCATGGGCCGAAATAGCCAGGCCCAACAACAAGCCCATGAGCCCAACAACACAACCTTGTTTCCGACGCTCACTTCTCACCCCACGACGTCCATCTTCCATCCACCCTTCACTTTATGATATGTATGTACCAATCACGGACCTCCCTCCTCCGCCAGATCCCAAATTCAAATCCGATATTCAAACCGATCAAATTATTAGTCGTATATATTACGTAACAAACGAACAACTCAACAACATGCAATCACTAGCGAACTCAAACAAAACGAATTTGGATCCTCTACAACAGTTGCACTCTAAACTCGAGTCTTTCTCCGCTTTTCTTTGGAAGATGGTTGCGGAAGCTGCTTCAATAGATAACAAAAATGTTATTGCAAAAATAGGAATTGTGGTTGATGGAAGAAAGAGGCTAAGCAATGGTGACAAGAACAAGGAAGAGATTATGAGTTCGTATTTTGGGAACGTGATTTCGATACCCTACGGTGGTAGATCAACGGAGGAGCTGGTTGAAAAGCCGTTAAATTGGGTGGCGGATCAAGTTCATGAGTTTTTGGAGACAACAATGACGGAGGAGCATTTTCTAGGGTTAATTGATTGGGTGGAAGAGCATCGACCAATTCCAGGGTTGGCGAGGATTTATTGCGGTAGCACTAGTGGAGAAGAGGGACCCACTTTTGTAGTGTCTTCTGGACAAAGGTTTCCAGAATCGAAGATAGATTTTGGATGGGGAAAACCATTGTTTGGATCTTATCATTTTCCTTGGGGTGGTGATGCGGGTTATGTTATGCCAATGCCTAGTCCTAAAAGGAATGGTGAT